One part of the Pristiophorus japonicus isolate sPriJap1 chromosome 21, sPriJap1.hap1, whole genome shotgun sequence genome encodes these proteins:
- the LOC139233752 gene encoding SH2 domain-containing protein 7-like: MGEPQRLLTSARQPPANSDTMVAGMLKEMTLRWFTETQAALILQNGRLPEWFHGMVTRKAAENVLKDRGIGHFLIRLSDRAIGYILSYKGTDRCRHFVIQQLKTGKYKIDGSTHTHQSLAALLDYYTMELIQPFGEVLTESCTQYNSNNLYDHISINPPNSSRPGEAENKDIAARRPGPRSNSDSEEGPRRPPAVPPKTNRMLRRSNLSLESMSSSEDSDSAPHLPSRTCLAFEEENQEGAKYGRVNKLKAMEKPVPAMPNEEHPARERLTNPLLGAGMDTRKAQPSERTPQPLPESSTAIYSLAAKPQPIYSEAFERKMNADVVYTEVDLKQLGIGAIPSPAESSYATISVPEPMSQIKHLTMATPPSTPPRLSPNLNNRMKPSPPADPAQKQGSGQRFVPGSRPLPQPLEVQERVPAKEALFEASLGMKSSTKAPENMYEQIPDGFSKRYQAKPASVDKDEIRKKWFSDWKCK, encoded by the exons ATGGGAGAGCCACAGAGACTGCTGACTTCAGCCCGACAGCCCCCGGCCAACTCGGACACGATGGTGGCAGGAATGCTGAAGGAGATGACACTGCGATGGTTCACTGAGACCCAGGCAGCTCTGATCCTGCAGAACGGCAGGCTACCCGAATGGTTCCACGGCATGGTTACCAGGAA GGCGGCAGAGAATGTCCTGAAGGATAGGGGCATTGGTCACTTCCTCATCCGCCTGAGCGATAGAGCGATCGGCTACATATTGTCGTACAA GGGCACTGATCGTTGCCGACATTTTGTCATTCAGCAGTTGAAGACCGGAAAGTACAAAATTGATGGCAGCACGCACACTCACCAGAGCCTGGCTGCACTGTTAGATTACTACACGATGGAGCTCATCCAGCCCTTTGGAGAGGTGCTCACAGAGTCCTGCACTCAG TACAATTCGAACAACCTGTACGACCATATTAGCATCAACCCACCAAACAGCTCACGCCCAGGAGAGGCAGAGAACAAAGACATTGCAGCCAGAAGGCCGGGTCCTCGCAGTAACTCTGACTCCGAAGAGGGTCCTCGGAGACCGCCTGCCGTCCCTCCGAAGACCAACAGGATGCTCAGGAGATCAAACTTGTCTTTGGAAAGCATGTCCTCTAGTGAG GATTCTGACAGCGCGCCTCATTTGCCGAGCAGGACCTGCCTGGCCTTTGAGGAGGAGAATCAAGAAGGAGCAAAATACGGGCGTGTGAATAAACTCAAAGCCATGGAGAAGCCAGTCCCTGCAATGCCCAATGAAGAGCACCCAGCCAGGGAACGTTTGACAAACCCCCTGCTCGGTGCAGGGATGGACACCAGAAAAGCTCAGCCTTCAGAGAGGACACCCCAGCCCCTGCCCGAGTCAAGTACAGCCATCTATTCCCTGGCCGCCAAGCCCCAGCCAATATACAGTGAAGCATTCGAGCGGAAGATGAATGCAGACGTTGTGTACACCGAGGTGGACCTGAAGCAGTTGGGGATCGGGGCGATACCCAGTCCAGCAGAAAGCAGTTACGCCACGATTTCTGTACCCGAACCCATGAGCCAGATCAAGCATTTGACGATGGCCACTCCACCGTCAACTCCACCTCGACTGTCGCCCAATTTAAATAACAGAATGAAACCTTCGCCGCCCGCTGACCCTGCACAGAAGCAGGGATCAGGCCAGAGGTTCGTGCCCGGATCTCGGCCACTCCCCCAGCCCCTCGAGGTCCAGGAACGGGTGCCCGCCAAGGAGGCACTTTTCGAAGCTTCCCTGGGCATGAAAAGCTCCACAAAAGCTCCTGAGAACATGTATGAACAGATTCCCGATGGATTCTCCAAGCGTTACCAAGCAAAGCCGGCATCTGTGGACAAA GATGAAATCCGGAAGAAGTGGTTCTCAGACTGGAAATGCAAGTGA